The Halobaculum magnesiiphilum genome contains the following window.
CGACGTCGTTCGCGGCGCCGTGGCCCAACAGCGCCTTCATCAGGTGCGTGCCGATGCCGGCGCCCTGGTACGCCTGCAGCACGAAGATCGCCAGCTCGTACGCCTCGCCGTCGGGGACGAGCGTGGCGTGGCCGGCGACGGTGTCGCCGTCCCACGCGACGACGTTGTAGCCGTCGTCGCCGAGGATCGTTTCCAGCCACGAGCGCACGTCCGACTCCCGGCCCGGGGGGATCCCCTGTGCGCGGTCGGCCGGGTCGAACGCCGTGTACATCTCCACGAGCGCCTCGAACTCCTCCTCGCCGGCCTCGCCGTCGGCGTCGGGTGGATACGGCCGGATCTCGATGTCGCGGCCCTCGCGGTCGACGAACGACAGCGGCGGCGCCTCGAACGGGCCGGCCGGCTCGTCGGGGTAGACGCGGTCGCCGCTCA
Protein-coding sequences here:
- a CDS encoding GNAT family N-acetyltransferase produces the protein MSGDRVYPDEPAGPFEAPPLSFVDREGRDIEIRPYPPDADGEAGEEEFEALVEMYTAFDPADRAQGIPPGRESDVRSWLETILGDDGYNVVAWDGDTVAGHATLVPDGEAYELAIFVLQAYQGAGIGTHLMKALLGHGAANDVDKVWLTVERWNRAAVGLYKKVGFETSDAESFELEMTAVLADPA